GATGTACTTCACCGCCGACCTGGACGGGCTGGCCCGGCACGTGCACTATCTGGACGGCCTGGAGCGGACCCGGACCCCGATGGAGGTGGCGCTGGTCATCGAGGAGTATCGCGACGGCCTGGAGCGCACCCGGGCCCGGCGGCCCCTTCCGCACTGAGCGGGCGCTTGACCTCAAGCCGGGTTGAGCCGCCAGCATGGACCGCATGACGATCGACCCACGGGCGCACCTGCGGCTGGCGCGCCCGTCGCGTGACCTGGCCGCCGCCGAGCACTTCTACACCGCCGGGCTCGGGCTGCACGTGCTCTGGCGCGCCACCGCGCAGGCCCCGGGCGAGCACGACCTGGTGATGGTCGGGCTGCCCGGGGCCGCGTGGCACCTGGAGCTGGTCGGCGGCGCGCAGCTCGCCGCGCCGCCGGCGCCGACGGAGCAGGACCTGCTCGTGCTCTACCTGGCCGGGCCGGTGGGCGACGCGCTGGTCGCCCGCCTGGTGGGGGCCGGTGGGCGGCGGGTGCCGCAGGGCCCGTACTGGGACCGCTGGGGCGTCACCGTCGCCGACCCCGACGGCTACCGCGTGGTGCTGTCCACCCGCGCCTGGTCCAACGGCTGACCGGTGCGGCGGACGCCGACGATCAGCAGGTACAGCAGCAGGCTGAACTCGGCCAGGCTGGTCGGCACCGAGACCACCGTGCGGACCGTCTCCGGCAGGCCGGGCGCCGCGACGAACAGCAGCGGATCGGCCAGCCAGGTGACCACGCCGGCGAGCACCAGCACGCCCAGCGCCGTCGGGAACAGCGCCGAACGCATGGCGACGTAGGCCATGGGCAGCAGCCACAGCCCGAACAGGACGCCGCCGAGCACGTACCCGTGGTGGTGCAGGTCGAGCAGGAGCAGCGCCAGCCCGCTGTCGTACGCCGGATCGGTGGCGACCAGCAGCGCACCGGCGTGGAACACCAGGTTGGCCAGGATGGCCGTGGCGCCGCCCGTGACGAGCACCAGCAGGGCGGTCGCCGCGCGCCGGTGCGTCTCGTGCAGCAGCCGGTGCAGGGTGAGGCCGAGCAGGATGAACGCGATCGCCATGAGCAGGTCGGCGGCCAGGCCGAGGCGGAACAGCGTCTCGTCGGCGGTGATGTTCGCGGCGGTGGCGGCGGCGTCGCCGGGCACCCGGACGCGGTCGCGTACGAACAGCTCGGCGAAGCCGCCGAACACGGCCACCGCGAGGTAGCACAGCCCGGCGAGGCGGCCGAGCGTCTTGGGATCGGACATGGCGTCTCCTAAGCCCGTCTGCGGGCACGGTGAGGGAAGGCCGCGTGCTCGCGCACACGAACCGGGAGAAGAGGGTGAGCTGCCTAGCCGGCGTCGGGGTACTGGAACACGTCGTCCAGCGGCACCCCGAAGACGCGGGCGATCTGGAACGCCATCTCCAGCGACGGCGAGTATCTGCCCTGCTCGATGGCGATCACGGTCTGGCGGGTGACGCCGAGCCGCTCGGCCAGCGCGGCCTGGGTCATGTCGTCGTGCCGGGCGCGCAGGGCGCGGATCGAGTTGGTGACCCGGGTGGGCTTAACCATGGAACCCCCCGCGGTAGGCGCGGATCTTCACGACCGCACCCCAGGTGGTGCCGACGGCGCCGATGAGGAACAGCGCGTTGCCGATCCAGAACTGGTCGGCCCGCAGCATCGCGAGCACCAGCACCGCCACCGCGCCGAACCCCGTGATCGCCTGGGCGATGCGGTCGCCGTGCCGGTTGATGTCGCGGTCGCGGACGTCCGTCTCCATCCTGGCCTCGCGGGAGACGATCGCCGACATGATCGCCGAGATGATCGAGCCGATGATCGTGGCGACGATGACGGCGCCGATCGACCAGAGCATCGGCCCGGCCCAGGCGACCTCGCGGGCGGGCTGGCGCAGCAGCCGGGGGATCACCACGGCGAGATACCCCAGCGTGCTGACCGGCACGAGGATCGCGGCCAGCCAGGTGTTGCGCTCCTCGAACGTCATGGGCACGCGATCGGAGTCGGCCTCGGGGGTCATGACGGCATCCTCTCGCGCGGGGCGGGCGGCGGATCACGCACCCGCCCATGTAAAGAATTGTTGACACTCTGACGGTAGGCCGCCCGCCGGGCCATGTCAAGAATTGTTTACACGCGTGCGGGCAGCTGGTGCAGTTCGACCACGCTGAGCAGGCCGTTCGCGACCGTCGCGGTCAGGAAGGTGTGGTACGGCCGCCGTCGCCGGTCCGTCGGCGAGCCGGGATTGAGCAGCCGCAGGCCGTTCGGGGCCATGGTGTCCCAGGGGATGTGCGAGTGGCCGAAGACCAGCACGTCCGTGTCCGGGAAGGACGCCGCGCAGCGAGCCTCCCGGCCGCTCGCCGGGCCGGTCTCGTGCACCACCGCCAGCCGCAGCCCGTCCAGCTCGGCGCGCGCGACCTCCGGCAGCCGGGCGCGCAGGGCGGGGCCGTCGTTGTTGCCGTACACGCCGATCAGCCGGCGGGCGCGGGCCTCCAGCGCGTCGAGCAGCGCCACGTCGACCCAGTCCCCGGCGTGCACCACCACGTCCGCGCCGTCCACCGCCGCCCACAGCGGCGCGGGCAGATCCCCGGCCCGTTTCGGCACGTGCGTGTCCGCCATGATCACCAGTCGCACGGCCTTCACGCTACGCGTCCCGGGTCAGGCGGGCGCGAGGTACGCGGCGGTGGCGGTGCGGACGGCGGCGATGCAGGCCGACACCGCGGGATGACCGCCGGAGCCGCGACGGTACGCGAGCCGGGTGCGCCGGCGCGAGGGCAGCGGCACCAGCCGCACGCCGGGCGGCGCCTGCACCGCGCCGAGCTGCGGCACCAGGGCCACCCCCTGCCCGGCCGCGACCAGGGCGAGCACGGCGGTGAAGTCGTCGGCGTGATGGCGCACCCGGGGCTGGTAGCCGGCCGCCTGGCAGGTCCGCAGCGCCACGGTGTGGCACAGGGTGCCCGGCGTGCCCACGATCCAGGCGCTGTGCTCCACCGCGCCGACGGGGTCGTCGCCCGCCGGGTGCTCGGCGGGCAGCGCGAGGAAGACCGTCTCGTCGAGCAGCGGCTCCGACTCCACGGTCGGATCGGGCGTGACCGGCGCGAGGTCGTAGTCGTGCAGCAGCGCCACGTCCAGGCGGCGTTCGCGCAGCGCGTCGGGCATGTGCACCGGGTCCAGCTCGGTGACCATCAGGTCGAGGGCCGGGTGCTCGCGGCCCAGCGCGACCAGCGCGGCGGGCAGCAGGGTGCGCACCGCGGTCGGGAACGCGCCGATCCGGACGGTGCCCTGCAGGCCGCTGCGCGCGGCGGCCAGTGTCGCCGTCGCCGCCTCCAGCGCGGCCAGCACCGTCTCGGCGTGCCGGACCAGCGCGGTGCCCGCCGGGGTGAGGGTGACGCCCCGTCCGGTGCGCTCCAGCAGCGGCACGCCCGCCTCCCGCTGCAACGTCGCGAGCTGCTGCGACACGGCGGAGGGGGAGTAGCTGTGGGCCTGCGCGACGGCGGCGATGGTGCCCAGCCGGGCCAGGTCGCGCAGCAGGCGCAGGCGGCGTACGTCAAGCATCAGCTCAGCTTACGGATCACATCAGAAACCGGAGCTGGTCCTTCCGGATCAGACCCGGCAGCATCGGTGGCATGACGACACTGCACGGGCTCTGGATCCCGCTGGTCACCCCGTTCGACACCGACGGCCGCGTGGCGCACGGCGCGCTGGAGCGGCTGGCCCACGACAGCCTCGACGCGGGCGCGACCGGGCTGGTCGCCCTCGGCAGCACCGGCGAGCCGGGCGCGCTGACCGAACCGGAGAAGCAGGCCGTCGTGGCGACCGTCGCGCGGGTGTGCCGGGAGCGGTCGGCGCCGCTGATCGTCGGCGCGACCACGGCCGAGGCGCTGGCCGCGCTCGCGGAGGTGCCGGAGGTGACCGCGTCGCTGACCGTGGTGCCGCCGTTCGTCCGGCCCGGGGAGGCAGCCGTGGTGGCCCACTTCGCGCGGCTGGCCGCGGCGAGCCCGGTGCCGCTGGTCGTGTACGACATCCCGTACCGCACCGGGCAGTACCTGTCCGTGTCGGCGCTGCGGCAGCTGGCCGCCCTGCCGAACGTGGCCGGGGTGAAGTACGCCGCGGGCGGCCTCAACGAGGACACGATCGCGCTGCTGGCCGAACCGCTGCCTGGGTTCGCGGTGCTCGGCGGCGACGACGTGTTCATCTCCCCGCTGCTGGCGCTGGGCGCGCACGGCGGCATCCTCGCCTCCGCGCACCTGGCGACAGCGCAGTTCGCACAGCTCGTCACCGCCTGGCGGGACGGGTACGTGGCGCGCGCCCGCGGGCTCGGGCACCGGCTCGCGCCGCTGTCGCAGGCCCTGTTCGCCGAGCCCAACCCCACCGTGATCAAGGCCGCGCTGCACGCGCAGGGCCGCATCCCGACCCCCGCGGTGCGCCCGCCGCTGCTGGAGGCGCACCCCGACAGCACCGAGGTCGCGCTCAAGCGCCTCGCCGACATCGGCGGCTGACCCCGGCCCCGCTCCGCGTTCACCTCACCCGGCCGCTGATGCGACCGGGTCGTGGCGCGCCCGCTCCCGGTCAGCGGGTGCCGAACTGCCACTCCAGGCCGGGGATCTGCGCGGCGGCCGCGGCCATGATCGCCTCGATCTCGGCGGACTCGACCGTGCTCGGCACCGTCGCGACGGCGAACTGCCGCTGCGGCGGCGCCTCGACGTAGCCGCCGACCGACTCGAACGCCTTGGCCAGCCAGGCCAGCGCGTGCTCGTCCAGCGCCGGGTCGGCGTACACCTGCACGCAGTCGTTCGGGCCGCGGCGCACCACCTGGAAGCCGCTCGCCTGCATCACCAGGACGTCCCCGGCGGCGGCGCCGGTGACCACGCCGGGGCTGCCGAGCAGCTCGACGAGCCCGCCGGGCAGCTGCCGCGCGGGCAGCACCTCGGTGATCAGCTCGCCGTCGGGCTCGACGGCGGTGAGGCGGATGTGGCCGTACGAGTCGTCGGCGTCGTGCTCGGTCATGGCGGGGATCATGCCAGCCGCCCCCGGTCCGGCGGAAGCACCCCCGCCCGGCTCCCACGGCGGCCACCTGCGGCACAACCCTGTCACAACCCCGCGACAGCCGCGCCCGCGTACCCCTGTGGGCAGTCGAGGTTCGAAAGGAAGGTCGTGATGAGACGGATCCCCCTGGCACTCGCCGCGGTGCTGCTGTGCGGCAGCGCGGTGGCGCTGTCCGTGCCCGCGCAGGCGGCGGGCACCCCCGAGGACACGGCGATCGCCCGTGCGCTGGACGCCATCAAGCGAAACCCGGAGGCGGTACGCACCGCCGACGGCGACCGGTACGAGGTGTGGAAGGCGAACGTCACCGAGACCGGCGCCGCCCACGTCCGCTTCACCCGGCTCTTCAAGGGCCTGCCCGTCACCGGCGGCGACTTCGTCGTGCACCTCACCCCCGACGGCTCCTTCGACGGGGTGTCGGTGTCGCTGGAGAAGCCGGTGGCCGTCGACACCACCCCG
The Catellatospora sp. IY07-71 DNA segment above includes these coding regions:
- a CDS encoding LysR family transcriptional regulator, translated to MLDVRRLRLLRDLARLGTIAAVAQAHSYSPSAVSQQLATLQREAGVPLLERTGRGVTLTPAGTALVRHAETVLAALEAATATLAAARSGLQGTVRIGAFPTAVRTLLPAALVALGREHPALDLMVTELDPVHMPDALRERRLDVALLHDYDLAPVTPDPTVESEPLLDETVFLALPAEHPAGDDPVGAVEHSAWIVGTPGTLCHTVALRTCQAAGYQPRVRHHADDFTAVLALVAAGQGVALVPQLGAVQAPPGVRLVPLPSRRRTRLAYRRGSGGHPAVSACIAAVRTATAAYLAPA
- a CDS encoding DUF4386 domain-containing protein → MSDPKTLGRLAGLCYLAVAVFGGFAELFVRDRVRVPGDAAATAANITADETLFRLGLAADLLMAIAFILLGLTLHRLLHETHRRAATALLVLVTGGATAILANLVFHAGALLVATDPAYDSGLALLLLDLHHHGYVLGGVLFGLWLLPMAYVAMRSALFPTALGVLVLAGVVTWLADPLLFVAAPGLPETVRTVVSVPTSLAEFSLLLYLLIVGVRRTGQPLDQARVDSTTR
- a CDS encoding helix-turn-helix transcriptional regulator, which produces MVKPTRVTNSIRALRARHDDMTQAALAERLGVTRQTVIAIEQGRYSPSLEMAFQIARVFGVPLDDVFQYPDAG
- a CDS encoding DUF4265 domain-containing protein; this encodes MTEHDADDSYGHIRLTAVEPDGELITEVLPARQLPGGLVELLGSPGVVTGAAAGDVLVMQASGFQVVRRGPNDCVQVYADPALDEHALAWLAKAFESVGGYVEAPPQRQFAVATVPSTVESAEIEAIMAAAAAQIPGLEWQFGTR
- a CDS encoding dihydrodipicolinate synthase family protein, whose translation is MTTLHGLWIPLVTPFDTDGRVAHGALERLAHDSLDAGATGLVALGSTGEPGALTEPEKQAVVATVARVCRERSAPLIVGATTAEALAALAEVPEVTASLTVVPPFVRPGEAAVVAHFARLAAASPVPLVVYDIPYRTGQYLSVSALRQLAALPNVAGVKYAAGGLNEDTIALLAEPLPGFAVLGGDDVFISPLLALGAHGGILASAHLATAQFAQLVTAWRDGYVARARGLGHRLAPLSQALFAEPNPTVIKAALHAQGRIPTPAVRPPLLEAHPDSTEVALKRLADIGG
- a CDS encoding metallophosphoesterase, whose amino-acid sequence is MRLVIMADTHVPKRAGDLPAPLWAAVDGADVVVHAGDWVDVALLDALEARARRLIGVYGNNDGPALRARLPEVARAELDGLRLAVVHETGPASGREARCAASFPDTDVLVFGHSHIPWDTMAPNGLRLLNPGSPTDRRRRPYHTFLTATVANGLLSVVELHQLPARV
- a CDS encoding VOC family protein; the encoded protein is MTIDPRAHLRLARPSRDLAAAEHFYTAGLGLHVLWRATAQAPGEHDLVMVGLPGAAWHLELVGGAQLAAPPAPTEQDLLVLYLAGPVGDALVARLVGAGGRRVPQGPYWDRWGVTVADPDGYRVVLSTRAWSNG